gactatggatatggttaaaaatgggcgtgtacagggagGGATAAGAGGCGGattcacgtacgcacacttgtgggtaatctgtgattcataaagggaacattgcttacagatgtgcgttcgtacggttttataaatctttttgtttttttttctcatacgccattttgggcttttgggcgtacgtatAGTAAGTaacctacgcacagttttataaatgagacccctgatgGTTTGAGTTTGTGTGAATCATGTACATGTCCTTTATGTAGACTTCCCTCCAGTCCATATATCTGCTGTTTCAAGAGACTGAGCTTAGTTCTTTTCCACTTAAACTGCAGGACGTCCTCTTCCTTCAGAATTCAGTTATTAAGACAAGTGGTCAAAACCATGAAAAGAATGCTCTGACATTTAGGCGGTCCTTCGATTTGCCCCGTAAATCAACAAGtgtgaaataaaacataactgtGTTTTCAAGTCCTAGTAGTTTATCAGTTCTGCTCATCCTTGTCAGCTTCGCTGTTTCTTCTGGGTTTAAACGTGAGGGCCACGCTGTTGATACAGAACCGCTGACCTGTCGGGTCTGGTCCATCGTCAAACACATGACCCAGGTGGGAATCACACTGCATCAAACACATGAAAGTcctaaaccatttaaaaaatgcataaatGATGGCTGTATTTGAAGAAAATTATGCATGAAATTCTGAATGCAAAGTGTGGATACACAAACAATTCCAACATAACTACTttataaaacaaatgcacacagaGCTACATTGAAGTTGTTAGGCAGTAtatttttggtgttgttgggcaaaagtggtctgagagaaaacaagTATCCTGCACCTCTGCTTGGCTGTCTTCTGGCTTTAGAAAATGTAGCCGTGACGGGAGACTTTGCttatcacaggtcatttcagagagagcgagtgttcctattggctgttctactagagctgggcaatatatcgatattgtgatatgagactagatattaggggtgtgacgagacgcttactccacgagacgagacgcatcacgagattgggttcacgagaacgagacgagatttctcgtcgaggtgaaaagttgtctcgtgaggcgatgtgatgtcagcgtgatgggcgtggaattactattgaagatcccctgccacttttaaatcatttgtgtggcaacattttggttttcctgcggaaataataagcggcgaaaagagtgacagacaaggcgaacacaatatgtaaacattgtaaaaaaaaatgccgtataccgcggctaacacgagcactatgcaaaaacacttacagcacaaCCACAGCTCTCgcggtgcagtagttagtagtacggcatttttttcttacaatgtttacatattgtgttcgtcttgtctgtcactctttcgccatttattatttccgcaggaaaaccaaaatgttgccacacaaatgatttaaaagtggcagggggatcttcaatagtaatttcacgctccatcacgctgacatcacatcgcctcacgagacaactttccacctcgacgagaaatctcgtcacctTTTAATATCGCAAGATCTCgtacaacgagatctcgtcacacccctactagatatcgtcttagattttggatatcgtaatatcgtaatatggcataagtgttgtcttttcctggttttaaaggctgcattacaagttatgtcattttctgaacttaccagactgttgtaattgttctattatttgcctttacccagttagtcattatatccacattactgatgaaataaatattttgtgaaagcaccaatagtcaacactacaatatcgttccagtatcaatatcgaggtatttggtcaaaaatatcgtgatatttgattttctccatatcgcccagccctatgttctACACATGCagacggagagaaggagagctgcaggaagaggtctcactctacttGACATTCTGGCggtttttttgctttcttcccACTGCAGGTTTAACTAGAACAACAATACTAAGCAAACTGAACTTTGGCTTCATAGCTCAGAAAACAACTCACATTTTTGCAAAGGACCTCAGTCCCAGCACTTCCCAGGCTGTTGTCAGGGCGACGAATGATGGAGGTGTGGCTTTCGTCCCGCTCCCATGTCCCATGAGCCTCTTTAAATGCTGGCCAGCCTGTCCCCGAGTCATACTTAGCCTCTGAACTATCAAGAGAGGAAGGAACATTTCCTAAAGGAGCATTTGCAAAAACATTTCTGTATAAACATTAGGGCttggacgatatgcttttgccCCGATTccattctttcacgatacatttgtattttgtattgcgattttcatgtatgcaatttcagaaaacaaaagttgaataatacacttctagagacaatgtatcatgagacatttcttaaaactattttttttcctaaaaaaataatgcacatcacatgtcagtcagtcagtcagtctgaaatttaattaatttgtaaatatgtacataacatgtattttctgctttcgctctgttttgctagaaacggatatgatgtagtcaccGCCGGCGGTACCgtatacagaaaatatttaggtgaatcattggtaaaaataaacatctaacATCAAAAATCATACAGTTATATGTAAGACTGCAAACTGTTACCTGAAAAGTGGAACTTCACAGCAGACACAGTGGTACATCCCCACTTCAGAATGGTTAAGGTAGATCCCACTAAAGggctgagaacacacacacacacacacacaaacacaaacaaacacacacacacacacacacacacacagtgttaggATCAGGAACACGGGACTTTAACAGCTTAACACAGTGATGGGTTTAGTCCACCTGCACTGATGTTTATTAGAAAACATAAAATGTCAGTCTGGTAGACTAAGATAATGTTTGTTAGGTATGACAAAAGCGAGTAAGTGCAAGCTCTCCCGGAACCCATAGAGATTGTATTGAAAGCtctaatatttgaaaaaaaatgtattttacattttcaaccTGACTGAAATCGCCCCAAAATGGGGGGGTGCATGAAGCATTACTTTAGCCTGATTGGACATTTAGTGGCAGATGTCTGATTAGAACACTGATAACTGTTGCCGTGATAGAAttggttagaaaaaaaaaatcccttcctTTTCCCATTTGGCAGTGCGTCTCCCATATCGCCCTAATGAACACACCGCCCCTGGGTTTGACACAAATCAC
The genomic region above belongs to Perca flavescens isolate YP-PL-M2 chromosome 22, PFLA_1.0, whole genome shotgun sequence and contains:
- the msrb2 gene encoding methionine-R-sulfoxide reductase B2, mitochondrial → MSRLVARLFVVVSQHAKARSAVLPRRIPVFTRPVSTSQGLQSLTRYDESTDWQKKLTPEQYVVTREKGTEMPFSGIYLNHSEVGMYHCVCCEVPLFSSEAKYDSGTGWPAFKEAHGTWERDESHTSIIRRPDNSLGSAGTEVLCKNCDSHLGHVFDDGPDPTGQRFCINSVALTFKPRRNSEADKDEQN